DNA from Aliarcobacter butzleri:
AAACTTTTAGATTAAAAGAGTTATTACATATCCAAGATGAGTGGTTTTATAGATGGGAAACTTTGAGTTTTGGGGAGAAAAAAAGAGTACAAATAGCAATCGCTTTATATCAAGAAATAGATGTTTTGCTACTTGATGAACCTACAAATCATTTGGATTATAAATCAAAAAATATTGTATTAGAAGCTTTGAAAAGTTTTAGAGGTATTGGTATTTTGGTTAGCCATGATAGAGAGCTTTTAAATACTTTATGTACAAATACAGTAATTATAAAAAATAAAAATGTTTATTTTTACAAAAGTAGTTATGACACAGCAATAAAAGAGTTAAATCAATATAGAAGTTTTTTACAAAAAGAGAATGAAAATATAAATAAAGAGCTAAAAAAACTTCAAAAAAATATTCAAACTCAAAAAGAGAAAGTATCACTTTCTAAAAGTAGATTATCAAAAAAAAGTATAGATAAAAGTGACAAAGATGCAAAAGAGAAAATAAATCTAGCAAAACTTACTGGAAAAGATAAAAATGATTCAAAATTAGTTTCAACTTTTTCTAAAAAATATGAAGAACAAATCTCAAAAAGAAATAACATAGATAAAGAGTTTGAAAAAGGTATAAAAATAGAAAACAATATCTCAAAAAAAGATTTATTCTCTTTTTATTTAGAAGAGGGAAGTTTGAAATTATCCCAAGAAAAATTTTTATATTATCCTAGTTTAACTATAAATTCAACCCATAAAATAGCAATTGTAGGAGATAATGGTGTAGGAAAAAGTAGTTTTTTAAAACATATCATTTCAAAAATAGATTTAAACAATAACTATTTATATCTTCCTCAAGAAATAGAAAAAAATCAAATCAAAAAATTATATGAAGAGATAGCTTCTTTTGATAATGATAAAAAAGGTTTACTTTATACTTTGGTAAGAAGATTGTCTTCAAATCCAAAAAATCTTTTGGAAAATATATTTGCAAGTCCAGGAGAAATTAGAAAACTTTTTATAGCTAAAGCTTTGTTGGAAAATATAAGTTTAATAATACTTGATGAACCTACAAATCATATGGATATTGATTCTATTGAAGCTCTTGAAAAAGCCTTAGTAGTTTATGATAAGGCTTTGATTGTTGTAAGTCACGATAAAACATTTATTAAAAATCTTAATTTAGAAGTTTGGAGTGTGTTAAAAGTAGATGATAAAAATTTTTTTATAACTAAGTAAATCAGATACAAAAAGATTTTATTATAAGATACAGTCCTAAAAATAAAATAATAAAGAGAAAAGATGAAAGTAAAATATTTAGAAAAATTTTATGTTGCAGGAATAACAATAAGAACAAATAATGCAACAGAATTAAATGAAGAAACAGCACAGATTCCAGAACTTTGGCAAAGATATATAGATGAAAGTATTGAAAGTAAAACTTTTAATAAATCAAACAGCTTCGCAAT
Protein-coding regions in this window:
- a CDS encoding ATP-binding cassette domain-containing protein, which encodes MQHLQINNLTFKYQDTDIFTNLNLSFEPFSWNCIVGNNGSGKTTLLKLIAKKIKPESGNIVGNDLVYYCEQNLDKTPDGFEEFIYTFNSKTFRLKELLHIQDEWFYRWETLSFGEKKRVQIAIALYQEIDVLLLDEPTNHLDYKSKNIVLEALKSFRGIGILVSHDRELLNTLCTNTVIIKNKNVYFYKSSYDTAIKELNQYRSFLQKENENINKELKKLQKNIQTQKEKVSLSKSRLSKKSIDKSDKDAKEKINLAKLTGKDKNDSKLVSTFSKKYEEQISKRNNIDKEFEKGIKIENNISKKDLFSFYLEEGSLKLSQEKFLYYPSLTINSTHKIAIVGDNGVGKSSFLKHIISKIDLNNNYLYLPQEIEKNQIKKLYEEIASFDNDKKGLLYTLVRRLSSNPKNLLENIFASPGEIRKLFIAKALLENISLIILDEPTNHMDIDSIEALEKALVVYDKALIVVSHDKTFIKNLNLEVWSVLKVDDKNFFITK